Within the Salvelinus sp. IW2-2015 linkage group LG19, ASM291031v2, whole genome shotgun sequence genome, the region GTTGATGgtgattttcttcttctttttttttttaaactcacacTTGGTATCTGTTACTATGCAACATGGATGTGACATTATGACTCATTTTGTGAGTGTTGCAATGGTTCTATTCATAGATTGGATAACATTGTTCGCATTTCATAGAAACAGAGTGGTcctaaagctagaatccttagtttaAAAATAGAACAAAGTGACACCtcgccactgttttggtaaaaagctgagagagtggttacatttctccatgcctctctcaaattcatagacagagccatAGACGTAAGGACTGACCATCagtgatatcaaaattatagtttgaacCATGTTTGGAGGgtataaagtgtttgtttacattgtttacaaacattggagtaaaacaagcttatattttggtttctgatggggtatgacagttgaactaagctcaagaGGGATTTATAAGTTAtagtccaaaaattgatgtagcaactaaggattctagctttaaacaaCAGCCCAATACCGAATCTTTGTCAAACTTTTGTATCAATGTGGAAGTTTACCCTCCATCTACTGCCTTTATATAGCTGCAATTACCTTAAGTTGTATGTTTTTGTAGTGATTGATTGAGGGTTTGTACACTATCGAAATTCATGCAATGTAAGTATATTTATTCCTCATTATCAGTTTAAAAGAATGCAAAAGAGACATTGGCAACTGCAAAAATAAGGTCCTTCTCATGTGAAGACAGGATTAGTTGCCCTGGGGATTGCAGTTCATGACGCAGCCTGTGACAAGAAAAAAAAGAGCATAGTTTCATCTATAACATGAAAACACATAGCTTCTTCAACCACTTAATGCCATATGTTCAACTTTTAATAATAACCACATGGTAGGCATGGATYCTAGCCCTGACATTCATCCAGAAAGTCCAAGTGAAATCTAAAACACAACCATACATTTCATAGTGGCAACATGTTTAGCTACCTTGATTGTTGTTTGAGCTTGTGTCTAATCTTTTGTTATGAAGCGATACGCAGctggggatgttgttcttctgCTCCATTcctccctggttctgtctctggttGGTGGCAGGGACACAGCTGGAGGAGCCCCGCCTGCTCAGCTCCCCCTGGTGCCCACAAAAGAGCAGGGAGCTGTGGCGCTGCTGCAGCAGTGGGCACTGGAGAGGGCACAGGGCCTGCTGCCTCTCCTGGGAGGGGGTGGCCAACAGGTGGTACTGCTGGGGGAAGTGGAAGAGGGGGTCGGAGGAGCAGGTCTGGGGCTGGACGTAGGAGGTGCCCAGGTTGTGAGCAGAGCAATGGGGCTCGGCCACGTGGTGGGTGTGCAGGCTGCTGTGGGACGACTGGGAGCACGGTGGCAGCAGGTGGCAGCTGCTAGAGTAGTGGCCACAGTCCTGGTACATGGGGATGTTGGCCATGTGATCCAGGCTGTTGCAGTGCATCATGGTCTGGGAGTTCTGGTAGGGGCAGATCATGCCGCCCACCCTGCCCTGGGACTCGGGTCGCGTCAGGTGGCAGAGGCGCCAGTGGCTACCGGTCCTGCTGAGGCAGCTACACAGGCctgaggagatagagagggagaagaataCATTATAAGGCATGATGGCAGTCTCACAAAAACCCCAGTGTATTATGTCTGTAATGTAAAGGTAAAACCTATAGATGAAttaagctggaatccttaatggtgaaactgccgcGTCcttttgggatattacaacaacaaagaagttactgcaaacaacaaacagttttttcccctcagACATCATTGTAAGcgcaatagaacagcagaatatgtaatgcaattattttattttgcacTGCTCGACGCAGATCACCGTCCACGAAACCACAACAATAACAAGGTGCCGCGGCAGACAGTATCCCCTAATGCGGATTCCTTTTCTAAGTGTACAGCTATGAACCAACAAATGTACAGCTAATTTTACaacaaaatctaaaatctattgaCTTCAGTGCAAAGGTTTGAACATTAAATGAATACGTGTAAATATCTTACTTGGCCCTTGAGAACAAATGGGCATGAAGTTGGTGTTGGTCTGCTGTCCGTGGTTGAGCGGAGCCATGCCAGCCTGCTGCTGCAGAGATGCAGAACACTGTCCTGGGGAGTGGGTACAGTGGCCCATCACAGGCCCTCCCTGGGGGTACAGAGACATCATACACGGGCCCCTAATCAGCTGCTGTGGAGCCATGGCAGCCGGAGAGTGCACAAAGCTATTGTTCCTGGACAGATTGGAGGCGGTAACGGAGGGGCACATAAAACACATATCTTGGAAGACAGCTGAGTTTTTCAGATAGCTGGGGTTGTGTGGTATTTCCTGAACTCCAGGGGTGTTAGCCAGAAAGCTGGGGGTCCTCGGTGGCTCCTGGACTTCAGCGGTGTTAGCCGCATAGCTCTGGAGCCGTGGTAGCTCCTGAGCTCCAGCCGCCACATAACTCAGGGTCCTGGGGATATCTGTCACTCCAGGGAGGTTGGTCCTTGGGAAATCcggagcagcagcaggagcaacagCCGCAGTTTGAGCTGGAGCCAGGCTGGCAGTCACAAGACTTGGGGTCCTGGGGATGTCAGAAATAGGGAGACACAGGAAAGGGAAGCTCTTGGCTTCCTCTGGTCCCAGGCCCAGTTGGCACAACAGACCAGGGGTCTTAGCCAGCTCTGGAGCAGGCAGTGGGAGGTAGACCAAGAAGGGGGTTCTGGACTCTCCTGCGGCCGTGAGGGTGGGTAGGCATGGTGAAGCAGACTGGCACTGAGTTTCCTCTGTCAAGGCAAGCGCGGGAGCTGGGAGCTGCACACTGGGGACACCGGTCTCTTCTAGTGCCACAACAGGGAGGCACACAGAAACAGAGGCCACAAAGTCATCGGTCACTGCAGTATGGGGACAGGTCACAACAGAAGAGTCGGCCTCCACTGTCTCTGCAGCAGAAGATCGCATATTGGCCAATTCAGTCTCCACGCTGACCACAGAAGGACAAATCCGATTGGAGGATTCTGTTTCCACGGTTGCAGCAGTAAGGGGAGAAGCCAGAATGGAAGGTTGGATCTCCACAGTCACTGGAGAAGGAGGGGGACAAATCACACTAACAGACTCAGTCTCCAATGTTGCTACA harbors:
- the LOC111978989 gene encoding uncharacterized protein; translation: MPYPHRVVNIPTGFKDLLEGVSKAVVKYQPESIPAFAAVFFNALLIFRDEKPGMPIHELMKEFRATKGSHFYRKQNKAVKPQVQPHVTVQGPERSPHPKPIPEWEAGPLLMEARCEDVREPFSFISSDQPCSSPDIQAMDAVAGASTDGGQNECGLKVSATTITLSPGPIPADIAQGLALYRRKIDLESSPRDSPPLGASANNSCARVRSALFERVSFSEISKELDAVLIRTGVLPSESLIIVQTEHVPEMIVFQAHPLLAENAAVAPPPCDVPVRSKCSCASMLGALKDVVAPLEVAGTSQPSYPILASVCEIAAPVVERPTAMVAEPEESPVLGDKVVPLEVHSAPVEPQEMTPSRPSIPVGTLELPVSAPAVSDSPALSDSPALSDSPALSDSPALSDSPALSDSPAMAVQEVQISVTDRHLSVILHSLSGATSPSETAEDVMLVPMVVSPPESVKKAARESSDLLCPLPVATLETESVSVICPPPSPVTVEIQPSILASPLTAATVETESSNRICPSVVSVETELANMRSSAAETVEADSSVVTCPHTAVTDDFVASVSVCLPVVALEETGVPSVQLPAPALALTEETQCQSASPCLPTLTAAGESRTPFLVYLPLPAPELAKTPGLLCQLGLGPEEAKSFPFLCLPISDIPRTPSLVTASLAPAQTAAVAPAAAPDFPRTNLPGVTDIPRTLSYVAAGAQELPRLQSYAANTAEVQEPPRTPSFLANTPGVQEIPHNPSYLKNSAVFQDMCFMCPSVTASNLSRNNSFVHSPAAMAPQQLIRGPCMMSLYPQGGPVMGHCTHSPGQCSASLQQQAGMAPLNHGQQTNTNFMPICSQGPSLCSCLSRTGSHWRLCHLTRPESQGRVGGMICPYQNSQTMMHCNSLDHMANIPMYQDCGHYSSSCHLLPPCSQSSHSSLHTHHVAEPHCSAHNLGTSYVQPQTCSSDPLFHFPQQYHLLATPSQERQQALCPLQCPLLQQRHSSLLFCGHQGELSRRGSSSCVPATNQRQNQGGMEQKNNIPSCVSLHNKRLDTSSNNNQGCVMNCNPQGN